The Allocoprobacillus halotolerans nucleotide sequence CATATCTCAATAAAAATATAGATAAACAGGAAATACTTAAACTAACATTAAAACAAACTATAGATAAATATTTTAAATCATCTGAATTTGAGCCAATATTTAGAAAAATATCATGGCTGGGTAATGATCATTCACATACTTTTAATAAGCATGATGATTATAACGTTAATGATTTAAAAAGATTTATACATGCCTGCATATCTAAAATTATTAGTCAGCTAGATTTAGAAGAACTTAATAACATAGAATCAAAGAACAATTAATTTTGTTCTTTTTCTATTTCTTTTACAGCTTTTAAAAAATCAATATGAGATCCTATGAATTTAATTAATAATTCAAGCCATTCTATATCATTTTCTTTTTTAGAAAATCAGTAATATCTTTCTTATCCATGGCTTTCTCTCCCTATTTTTACAACATTACTCATAAGTCAATCACCCTTTCTTTTTTTGTTTCATTTTTATGGCACATTCTTTTTAAAAAAATTTACATTACAAAATATAATGTTTTCAAATGGTATTCCAACTATGTTAGAAAATTTTAGAGCTTCATCAACATAAAATCGAGTTTCCCCTTTTTCTTTGTTAATATAAGCATTTTCACTCATACCCAATAATATACTCATTCTTTTTTGGGATATTTTAGCTAACCCTCGAGCTTGTTCAACTGTGTATTTTTCCACTATATCGCTCCTTTCTGTTCCATTTTTATGGCACATACATATATTATCATCTCTCGTTTGTTTTTGCAACACTTTTTTGGCACAATTTTATAGTTTTATGTTGTAATGTACCATTTTTTTGATATAATGTATTTAAAGAAGGTGAGAAAATGGCAAAAATAGATATGATGCTTTATAAAGAAATTGGGAGCATATTAAAAAGAGAAAGAACATTACAAAAGATAAGTCTTGATACGTTAGTTGATAAGATTGGCAATATAAAAACAAAAAGTTCTTTAAAAAGATATGAAGATGGTGCTTCTCGAATTGATATGGATACATTAGAAATAATTTGTAAAGCGTTATGTTTAAATTATGCTGATGTTATACGAGAAGCAGAAGAGAAAGTACAGTTTTATTCAAAAAATGATAGTTTAGGTAATTACGAAGAAAACGTTGAATACCTTAAAGATAACTATCCAAATCTTATTGATCTGTACAATGAGATACATGCAAATGATCAATTAGTTATTTTGTTTGACAAAGCAAAGAAATTAGAACCACAGGACTTAGCACAAATATTAAAGATTATCGACACATTTAATAAAGAAACTAAGTAAGGTGTGATAATTATGAGCTTTGAAGATTTTCTACGTTGGTATAACATTAACTTGAAAAT carries:
- a CDS encoding helix-turn-helix transcriptional regulator, producing MEKYTVEQARGLAKISQKRMSILLGMSENAYINKEKGETRFYVDEALKFSNIVGIPFENIIFCNVNFFKKNVP
- a CDS encoding helix-turn-helix domain-containing protein; this encodes MAKIDMMLYKEIGSILKRERTLQKISLDTLVDKIGNIKTKSSLKRYEDGASRIDMDTLEIICKALCLNYADVIREAEEKVQFYSKNDSLGNYEENVEYLKDNYPNLIDLYNEIHANDQLVILFDKAKKLEPQDLAQILKIIDTFNKETK